A window of the Microbacterium sp. AZCO genome harbors these coding sequences:
- a CDS encoding AAA family ATPase — MLVEREGQLASLTDATDDALAGRGRLVFLGGEAGVGKSALVRALAASVRDRCVVRAGGADNVTTAEALAAFREAVPEIVERLDEGGDRIGLFRALREALAETPGLVVLEDLHWADEATMDAVRFLGRRLAGLPVAIVATYRHDEVKGRHPLAAVMGDLATAEGVERIILPPLTVDGVAQLVAQSEAGIEPALLHARTGGNAFFVTELLAGDGRALPPTVADAVQARFARLDAAGQDAASAVAVLGTPSEASLIAAVGDCGIEGVDACVDAGVLVEQGGLYGFRHELARQAVATGLSAVRRRQLHRRAFRALAERVPDDDRRLAHHAAEAGDDEAAVVHATRAGERAARSSAHREAAEHYRAALRHAGAGTDRAALFVALSYECYLTDQLPEAIAARQRALDAHLLADDARAVGDDERWLSRLSWFNGRGMDAERYATRAIETLEPLGAGAALAMAYSNLAQLRMLADRDDEVELWGERALAMATELGDTEIAAHALNNLGVAALRTGRLDEGTARLLRSLELARAADLPEHAARAYTNLGSMSVSGRRYAAGLDYVTAGIAYCEDHDLDSWVRYMDAWRCTALAEVGRFDEAFDGAVALLAHPAIAPVSAIPAAAVAARVAARRGDDAGPFLAVATSLANETGELQRIAPAACAAAEEAWLRGETDRIPALTDAAWELARSIGEPWALGELAWFRSLAGADHDGEGLAEPFALLIDGDPDAAILAWDEIGSPLWAAYAAVRHPDPVAAARAVRTLEQLGASQAVQAFLRTRRDLELALPRRPRPATADHPAQLTTREVEVLRLLAEGLSTADIASELVLSPRTVEHHISAVLRKLDQPTRARAVVAAQQLGVLTA, encoded by the coding sequence ATGCTCGTCGAGCGGGAAGGTCAGCTGGCGTCGCTCACCGACGCGACGGACGACGCGCTCGCCGGGCGCGGACGGCTCGTGTTCCTCGGCGGTGAGGCCGGGGTCGGGAAGTCCGCGCTCGTGCGCGCGCTCGCCGCGTCCGTGCGCGACCGCTGCGTCGTGCGCGCCGGCGGGGCCGACAACGTCACGACGGCGGAGGCGCTCGCGGCGTTCCGCGAGGCCGTGCCCGAGATCGTCGAGCGGCTCGACGAGGGCGGTGACCGCATCGGCCTGTTCCGCGCGCTCCGCGAGGCGCTCGCCGAGACGCCCGGGCTGGTCGTGCTCGAAGACCTGCACTGGGCGGACGAGGCCACGATGGACGCCGTCCGCTTCCTCGGACGCCGCCTCGCCGGGCTGCCCGTCGCGATCGTCGCGACCTACCGGCACGACGAGGTGAAGGGGAGGCATCCCCTCGCGGCCGTCATGGGCGATCTCGCGACGGCCGAGGGAGTCGAGCGGATCATCCTGCCGCCTCTGACGGTCGACGGGGTCGCGCAGCTCGTCGCGCAGTCCGAGGCCGGGATCGAGCCGGCCCTCCTGCACGCCCGCACCGGCGGCAACGCCTTCTTCGTCACCGAGCTGCTCGCGGGCGACGGCCGGGCGCTCCCGCCCACAGTCGCCGACGCCGTGCAGGCGCGGTTCGCACGCCTGGACGCCGCGGGGCAGGATGCCGCGTCCGCCGTCGCCGTGCTCGGGACGCCGTCGGAGGCATCCCTCATCGCAGCCGTCGGCGACTGCGGCATCGAGGGGGTCGACGCGTGCGTCGACGCCGGGGTGCTCGTCGAACAGGGCGGGCTCTACGGATTCCGGCACGAGCTGGCGCGGCAGGCGGTCGCCACGGGACTCTCGGCCGTGCGCCGCCGGCAGCTGCACCGGCGCGCCTTCCGCGCCCTCGCCGAGCGCGTGCCCGACGATGACCGCCGCCTCGCGCACCACGCCGCCGAAGCCGGCGACGACGAGGCGGCCGTCGTCCACGCGACGCGGGCGGGCGAGCGTGCGGCGCGCAGCAGCGCCCACCGCGAGGCGGCCGAGCACTACCGTGCGGCGCTCCGCCACGCCGGCGCGGGCACCGACCGAGCGGCGCTCTTCGTCGCCCTCTCGTACGAGTGCTACCTGACCGACCAGCTGCCCGAGGCGATCGCCGCCCGCCAGCGGGCGCTCGACGCGCACCTGCTCGCCGATGACGCGCGCGCCGTGGGCGACGACGAGCGCTGGCTCTCGCGCCTGTCGTGGTTCAACGGCAGGGGAATGGATGCCGAGCGCTACGCGACGCGCGCGATCGAGACGCTCGAGCCGCTCGGCGCGGGCGCCGCGCTCGCGATGGCCTACAGCAATCTCGCGCAGCTGCGCATGCTCGCCGACAGGGACGACGAGGTCGAGCTGTGGGGCGAGCGTGCGCTCGCGATGGCGACCGAGCTCGGGGACACCGAGATCGCGGCGCACGCCCTCAACAACCTCGGGGTCGCGGCGCTGCGCACGGGCCGGCTCGACGAGGGGACCGCACGGCTGCTGCGGAGCCTCGAGCTCGCGCGCGCCGCCGACCTTCCCGAGCACGCGGCCCGCGCGTACACGAACCTCGGCAGCATGTCCGTCTCGGGCCGGAGGTACGCGGCGGGGCTCGACTACGTGACGGCGGGCATCGCCTACTGCGAAGACCACGACCTCGACTCCTGGGTGCGGTACATGGATGCCTGGCGCTGCACGGCGCTCGCCGAGGTGGGCCGCTTCGACGAGGCCTTCGACGGCGCCGTCGCCCTGCTCGCGCACCCCGCCATCGCGCCCGTGTCGGCGATCCCGGCGGCCGCCGTGGCGGCTCGGGTCGCCGCGCGACGCGGAGACGATGCCGGCCCGTTCCTCGCCGTCGCGACGTCGCTCGCGAACGAGACGGGCGAGCTGCAGCGGATCGCGCCCGCGGCCTGCGCGGCCGCGGAGGAGGCGTGGCTGCGCGGCGAGACCGACCGCATTCCGGCGCTCACCGACGCGGCCTGGGAGCTGGCCCGCTCGATCGGAGAGCCGTGGGCGCTCGGCGAGCTGGCCTGGTTTCGCTCGCTCGCCGGCGCCGATCACGACGGCGAGGGACTCGCCGAGCCGTTCGCGCTCCTGATCGACGGCGATCCGGATGCCGCGATCCTGGCCTGGGACGAGATCGGCAGCCCCCTCTGGGCGGCCTACGCCGCAGTGCGGCATCCCGATCCCGTCGCCGCGGCCCGAGCGGTGCGCACGCTCGAGCAGCTGGGGGCGAGCCAGGCCGTGCAGGCCTTCCTGCGCACACGGCGCGACCTCGAGCTCGCTCTTCCCCGGCGCCCGCGCCCTGCGACCGCGGATCACCCCGCGCAGCTCACGACGCGCGAGGTCGAGGTGCTGCGCCTTCTCGCTGAGGGACTCTCGACGGCCGACATCGCGTCGGAACTGGTTCTGTCGCCGCGCACCGTCGAGCACCACATCTCCGCCGTGCTCCGCAAGCTCGACCAGCCGACGCGGGCTCGGGCGGTCGTGGCGGCGCAGCAGCTCGGGGTGCTGACCGCCTGA
- a CDS encoding DUF4242 domain-containing protein — MALFMDVHSLEGPVTIDDVSTAHAADLAHQETYGVHYLRYWVDEKAGKIFCLVDAPDADAANTVHREAHGLVADEIYLVAEGV; from the coding sequence ATGGCACTCTTCATGGACGTCCACTCCCTCGAAGGCCCCGTCACCATCGACGACGTCTCGACGGCGCACGCCGCCGACCTCGCCCACCAGGAGACGTACGGGGTCCACTACCTGCGCTACTGGGTCGACGAGAAGGCCGGCAAGATCTTCTGCCTCGTCGACGCCCCCGACGCCGACGCGGCGAACACCGTGCACCGCGAGGCGCACGGCCTCGTCGCCGACGAGATCTATCTCGTCGCGGAAGGCGTCTGA